The DNA sequence ATGGCCATGTCCTTGCCGCGCTGGCGGCCGGTGCCACCGGCTATTTGTTGAAAGACGAGGACAGCATGGCGATCGAAGCGCGCCTGCATGCCATGGACCGCGGCGAGGTGCCGATGAGCCCCAGCATCTCGCGGCGCATTCTGGAGCATTTTCGCGCCAAGGCGAATTTCATCGCGGCGGGAACGGACGTGGCGCTGACCCCGCGCGAGGAAGATGTGCTGCGGCTGATCGGGCGCGGGTTGAAAGTGTCCGAAGCGGCAGCGTCGCTGGGCATCAGCCCCCAGACCGCGGCGGGTTACATCAAGTCGATCTATCGCAAGCTCGACGTCAACACGCGCGCGGAAGTCGCGCTCGAAGCGGCCCGACGCGGCCTTGTCTGAGAACCCCCGCTTCGGGGGGCTGCTGCCGTGTTAATTCCCTGCAAAGGCTGATGTACCGGCCGCTACCAGCCGGTTGCATTCGGCCATCTACGACCAACAGGGGAACTACCATCATGAAATTGCTCGGGGTCGCGATCGCGGCCACACTTGCGCTGTCCGCCATGCCCGCCCTTGCCGAACCGCTCGCTCCGGGCTTTTCGGCAAATGCGCTGCCGCGCAACGATGATGGCGCCACCGGCGCCGTGGCGCTCGGCTTCAGCGCCAACTACTTCGGCAACGTCTATTCGACCGCCTATGTCAGCAACAATGGCTATCTGACCTTCAACGGCGGGCAGGGGACCTATACCCCCAGTGGTCTCGGCAGTGGCTATAGCGGCCAGCCGATTATCGCCGCCTTCTTCGCTGACGTGGACACACGCGGCGCCGCCTCCGCGCTGACCACCTACGGCACCGGCACCTACCAGGGCTATAATGCCTTTGGCGCGACCTGGGCCGGGGTCGGCTATTTTGCGTCGCAGACGAACAAGCTCAACGACTTCCAGATCATCCTGACCGACCGGTCGGATACCGGCGCCGGCAACTTCGACATCTTCTTCAACTATGACCGGATCGAATGGGAAACGGGCAACGCGAGCGGCGGCAGCAACGGTCTCGGCGGGATTTCCGCCGCTGTCGGCTATAATGCCGGCACCGGCAACCAGCCGAACACCTTCTTCGAGCTTGCCGGGTCGCGTGTTCCGGGCAGCTTCCTCGATACCGGCAGCGCGCCGCTGATCAACACCACCAACAATGGCGTCGCCGGGCAGCTGCAGTTCAGCGTTCGCAACGGCAGCGTGTTGCCGCCCGTGCTTCCCGGCGCTGTCCCGGAACCGGCGACATGGGCCATGCTCATCGGCGGGTTCGGCATGGTCGGTGGCGCCATGCGGCGTCGCCGGCCGCTTGCCGGTCACCTCGTCTAGCAATTGGCCGATGACCGGGCATTGCCGAAATCTTCGGCAATGCCCGGTCATCCTTGCGCAAGATCGATCCGTGTCCATATCGAATTTTCTGGACGCGGCGCCGCGACCGGCGGATAATTGCCACGACCGGGGGGTAGGGCGATGTCCAGATCAGCATTGGGGGCCGCTGTCGTGGCGTTGTTGGCCGTACCGCCGGTGCCCGCCCGGGCGCAATCCTGGTCGCCGCGTGACGCCGAAGGCGTCTGCAAGGATCAGCTGCGGCGGGATTACGGCATATCGAATACGCGGGGCGTGACCAGCAGCGAGCGGGGCAACGGCCGTTTTCAAGTGACCGGCCATGCCGACCGCGCAAACCAGGGAAACAACCAGACCGCCCGTTTCGACTGCTGGGTCGAGCGCGGTTCCGTGCGCAACGTCAACCTTGGCGATTGGGAGAAGCAATCGGGCAATGGCAGCGGCGATGCGGTCGCGGCGGTCGGCGCCGCGATCGTGCTGGGGGCCATCATCGCGGCGGCGACGTCGAAGAAAAAGAGCCACGAACATGATCGCTATCCGGATGGCTATCAGGACAACAACTATGGCAGCGACAGCTTCAGCCCCGCCGGCGGCATCACCTGCTATCGCCAGCAGCGCGCCTGTTTCGATGGCTACAACAATTACAATGCCGGCTGGACATCGCGTGAATTCGGCTACTGACGGGGGCTTGAAGATGCGACTGCTGGCCCTTGCGGCGACCTTGATGGCGACGCCGCTCATGGCGCAGGCGCCGGCACCGCAGCCGGGCATCGTCGATCGCACGGAGTTGCCGATTGCCAAGCCGATGACGCTGCCGCCGCGCACGGCACAGGAGGCAACCGACAAGTTCCTGGCGTCGAAGGCCCTGCTTGGGATTATGAAGCCGGTGTGGACCGACGAACAGATCGGCAAGATCGTCTTTATCGGCTGGCACAATGGCGCTGCCGCGCTGTGCGACGACCTGGAAGTTGATTCGGCCAAGATGGCCAAGGCCGTGGCGGTGTTTGCGCCGCCGGCGACACCGCCGCTCGGAGCGGAAAGGACGGCGTTCCTGCACGACAATCTGGTTCTCGACATCGGCCTTGCCACCGGCTGGGTGATGGGCGGCAATTTCCGCGACCTGTCGACCTTCTGCGCCGCCGCCAGGGCCGAAATGGCGGCGATGCCCGCCGACCGGCATTTGTTCCACACCGCGACGCCGCCGAAATAGCCGGCGTCCGATCCCGCGCTAGGACCCGGCGTGCCAGCGTTCGGCGGCCATGTCGTCGCTTTGCTTGGCCGCGACCCAGTGGCGGCCATCGCCGCGCTCCTCGACCTTCCAGAACGGCGCCCGGGTTTTCAGCCAGTCCATGAGGAATTCTGCCGCGGCGAAGGCGGCGGCACGATGGGCGCTGCTGATCGCGACGAGCACGATGGCCTCTCCCGGAAACATCCGCCCGTGGCGATGGATGACGACCCCCCCGAGCAGCGGCCAACGCGCTTCGGCCGCGGCGGCGATGGCGGCGAGTGCGCGCGCGGTCATCGCCGGATAATGTTCGAGCGTCAGCGACTGCAGGCCATCATCGGCGCGGACATGGCCGACGAAGCTGACGACCGCACCGACATCGCTGCGCCCGGCGCTTAGTGCACCGGTTTCCTCGGCGATCGCGATAGGTTCCGGCTGGACCCGGACGCGGATCATCCGCCGGTAACCGGCGGAAAGATGGCGATTTCGGCAGCGTCCGCGACGGGCGCATCGAGGCTGGCGAATTCCTGGTCGATGGCGACACGGATGGCGCTGCGGTCGGCGAGTGCTGCGGCATGACCGGGGGACCGCGCCGCCAGCCAGTCGAGCAGGTCAGCGACCGTCGCAATAGCGGCGGGCACCGCCAATTGTTCGCTGCCCGTGCCGATGCGTTCCCGCACCCAGGCGAAGTACAAAATGTCCACCGGGTCAGGACATGTGCTTCAGGCCGACACGCAGATAGTCGTAGCCCGTGATCAGCGTCAGGACAGCGGCGATCCACAGGCTTGCGATGCCGGCTTCATAGGCCGGCAGCCAGGGCATCAGCGCCGGCGCCGACCCCGCCAGCACCAATGCGCCCAAGGCGATCATCTGGAACGCGGTCTTCCATTTGGCCAGCGCCGACACCGGCAGCGAGACCTGGAGGGTGGCGAGATATTCGCGCAATCCCGACACGATGATCTCGCGCAGCAGGATGATCAGCGCGGCAACCACCGCCAGGCCATGGACGATATTGCTGTCGACCAGCATGACGATGACCGCGGCGACCATGATCTTGTCGGCGATCGGGTCGAGGAACACGCCGATCTTCGACACGGTGCCCTGCGCCCGCGCCAGATAGCCGTCGAGATAGTCGGTGATGCCGGCAACCAGGAAGACGACGAACGCCGCCAGCCATTCATAGGGGCCCTTGCCCCACATCAGGACGACAAGCAGCGGCACCGCAAGGATGCGGCTGAGCGTCAGCAGATTGGGGAGGCTGGACAACACCGGCCATCCCTAGGCAATCCTGCGCCGCGATGCCAGATGCCCGGCAAAAAAGCTGAAGGACGTGCCATGGATGTCAACGAAGCTCTCGCCACGCGCCGGTCGGTGCGCGGCTTTCTCGACACGCCTGTCGATCCGGCCGTCATCCGCCGCGTGGTCGAAGCGGCGGCGCGCGCCCCGTCGGGCGGCAATGTGCAACCCTGGCATATCGATGTCGTTGCAGGCGACCGGCTGGAGGCGCTCAAGACCCTGATGCGCACGCGGCTTGCCGAAGCCCCGGGCGGCGAGCCGACCGAATATGATATCTATCCCAAGACCCTGCCGTCACCCTATCGCGACTATCGTTTTGCCGTTGGCGAGGCGCTGTACGGCGCGCTGGGCATCCCGCGTGCCGACAAGATGCAGCGGTTGATGTGGTTTGCCCGCAATTTCCAGTTCTTCGGCGCCCCTGTGGCGTTGTTCTGTTCGGTGGCGCGCACCATGGGCCCGCCGCAGTGGAGCGACCTTGGCATGTATCTCCAGTCGCTCATGCTGCTGCTGCGCGCCGAAGGCCTCGACAGCTGCGCGCAGGAATGCTGGGCGATCTACCCTGCGACGATCCGTGGCTTTATCGGGATACCGGAGGACCGCATGCTCTTCACCGGCATGGCGATCGGCTTTAGGGATGAAGCCGATCCGGCGAATGCGGTGCGATCCGAACGGGCGCCGCTGGCCGATTTCGCCACCTTCCACGGTCTGTGACGTGGAGTTGCCGCAAGGATTGCGTTTTGAAGAATGAGTCATCGATCGGCCGGCGCGGTTTCATCGGTGGCCTGATCGCGGGTGCGGCCGTCCTGGCGGTCCCGGCGCGGGCCGCCTCGGCGACACCGGTCGATGCGCGGCTGCTGGCCCGGGCGATGGCGGCCTTTGGTCGCCACCGCGCCGCGGTACAGAAAGCCGATCTGATCGCCATTGCCGATTATTCGCGCCCGTCGCGCGACCGGCGCTTTCATCTCGTCGACATGGCGTCGGGCGCGACCGTCTCGATGCTCGTCGCCCACGGCCGCGGATCGGACCCGGCGCACAGCGGCTGGCTGCAGCAATTCTCCAACGCCGATGGCAGCTATGCCTCGTGCGCCGGCGCCTTCATCACCGGCGGCGAATATGTCGGCAAGCACGGCCGGTCGATGCGTCTTCAGGGCCTCGACCCGACGAACGACAACGCGCTGGACCGCGCCATCGTCATCCACACGGCGCCCTATGTCAGCGAAGCGATGGCGCGCGACATGGGCAAGCTGGGCCGCAGCCAGGGTTGCTTCACGCTGACCGGGGCCGATCTGCAACAGGTGCTGGCGCGCCTCGGCGGCGGCCGCTTTCTCTATTCCGACAAGGTCTAGCGCGGAACTGGCGCTCAGGCCTCGCGCCGGCCCGGCTCGAGCATCCCGCGGGCCTTTTCGGCCAGTCGAGCCGCTTCTTCCGCATCGGGGTCCTTGGATTTCGGCGGTTCGGGAATGACGATGCCGCGCTGCACGGCCGGCCGTTCGGCGACCGTCGCCAGCCAGCGCTGCAGGTTCACAAGGCCGTCGGTTTCGATCCCCGACCATTTGGCGGTCCGGATCCAGCACCAGTTGGCGATATCGGCGATGCTATAGTCGCCCGCCAGAAATTCGCGGGACGCCAGGTGCGAATCGATGACTTCGAACAGCCGCCGGCCTTCGCCCTGGTAACGGGCAATGGCGGCCGGGATCTTTTCGGGAAAATAGCGATAAAAGACATTGGCCTGCGCCATCATCGGGCCGATGCCGCCCATCTGGAACATCAGCCACTGCATCACCTGGCTGCGGCCCTTGACGTCGGACGGCATCAGCAGGCCGGTCTTTTCGGCGAGATAGACCAGGATGGCGCCCGATTCGAAGATCGGGAAGCCGTCATCGACCAGCGCCGGCACCCGGCCATTGGGGTTGATCCGCAGATAATCGGGCGTTTTCTGCTGGCCATGGGCAAGATCGACCTTGACCACCGCATAGGCCAGCCCAAGCTCCTCCAGGGTTACCGACACCTTGTAGCAATTGGGTGTCGCGGCCGTGTAAAGCGTCATCGTCATGGCGTTGGTGTCATTCGGGGCCACTCCGGCACGTCACCCTGCCAGTCTAGCGCGCCGACGCATCCGTGGCAAAACCGTCACCCGTTGAGCAGGCGCGACTTCTGTTCGGCAAATTCGGCGTCGGTCAGAACCCCGGCGGCGTGAAGCTCGGCAATCTGCTTCAGCCGCGAGATCGAATCGTCACTCAGGCCAGCGGCTGCGCCGGCGGCCGGTGCCGTGCTGCCCGGCTCTGCCGCCGCCGGCGCCCCGCGCGGGCGCGTCATGGCATTGGCAGTGCCGACGACCACGGCGGTGCGGCCGGCGGTGCGGGCGGCGGCGCCGATCAGGCTGGGGCGTCCGCGGCGTGATCCGAACATGGTCAGTCTCCCTGTGAAGTCGTGGCAAGCAGCGTGGCGCGCGCGGCGTCGACAACGTCGCCCGGAATGCGTTCGGACAGCACCAGCGTGCCGCCGGCGCTGCGCACGGCGTTGGCGAAGCCGGTCGCCCAGACATGTTCGCACAGCAAGGCAGCGACGGT is a window from the Polymorphobacter fuscus genome containing:
- a CDS encoding nidogen-like domain-containing protein, coding for MKLLGVAIAATLALSAMPALAEPLAPGFSANALPRNDDGATGAVALGFSANYFGNVYSTAYVSNNGYLTFNGGQGTYTPSGLGSGYSGQPIIAAFFADVDTRGAASALTTYGTGTYQGYNAFGATWAGVGYFASQTNKLNDFQIILTDRSDTGAGNFDIFFNYDRIEWETGNASGGSNGLGGISAAVGYNAGTGNQPNTFFELAGSRVPGSFLDTGSAPLINTTNNGVAGQLQFSVRNGSVLPPVLPGAVPEPATWAMLIGGFGMVGGAMRRRRPLAGHLV
- a CDS encoding SHOCT domain-containing protein encodes the protein MFGSRRGRPSLIGAAARTAGRTAVVVGTANAMTRPRGAPAAAEPGSTAPAAGAAAGLSDDSISRLKQIAELHAAGVLTDAEFAEQKSRLLNG
- the pgsA gene encoding CDP-diacylglycerol--glycerol-3-phosphate 3-phosphatidyltransferase; the protein is MSSLPNLLTLSRILAVPLLVVLMWGKGPYEWLAAFVVFLVAGITDYLDGYLARAQGTVSKIGVFLDPIADKIMVAAVIVMLVDSNIVHGLAVVAALIILLREIIVSGLREYLATLQVSLPVSALAKWKTAFQMIALGALVLAGSAPALMPWLPAYEAGIASLWIAAVLTLITGYDYLRVGLKHMS
- a CDS encoding response regulator, producing the protein MHDRRRGTGNAVISILILEDMAPTRAWLNALLRRIYPDADIADCASLRTGREWLARQEPGGDILCLIDLGLPDGSGVDLIRALRQKLPDARIVVSTMYDDDGHVLAALAAGATGYLLKDEDSMAIEARLHAMDRGEVPMSPSISRRILEHFRAKANFIAAGTDVALTPREEDVLRLIGRGLKVSEAAASLGISPQTAAGYIKSIYRKLDVNTRAEVALEAARRGLV
- the moaD gene encoding molybdopterin converting factor subunit 1 — protein: MDILYFAWVRERIGTGSEQLAVPAAIATVADLLDWLAARSPGHAAALADRSAIRVAIDQEFASLDAPVADAAEIAIFPPVTGG
- a CDS encoding nitroreductase, with the translated sequence MDVNEALATRRSVRGFLDTPVDPAVIRRVVEAAARAPSGGNVQPWHIDVVAGDRLEALKTLMRTRLAEAPGGEPTEYDIYPKTLPSPYRDYRFAVGEALYGALGIPRADKMQRLMWFARNFQFFGAPVALFCSVARTMGPPQWSDLGMYLQSLMLLLRAEGLDSCAQECWAIYPATIRGFIGIPEDRMLFTGMAIGFRDEADPANAVRSERAPLADFATFHGL
- a CDS encoding molybdenum cofactor biosynthesis protein MoaE; translation: MIRVRVQPEPIAIAEETGALSAGRSDVGAVVSFVGHVRADDGLQSLTLEHYPAMTARALAAIAAAAEARWPLLGGVVIHRHGRMFPGEAIVLVAISSAHRAAAFAAAEFLMDWLKTRAPFWKVEERGDGRHWVAAKQSDDMAAERWHAGS
- a CDS encoding glutathione S-transferase family protein, producing the protein MTMTLYTAATPNCYKVSVTLEELGLAYAVVKVDLAHGQQKTPDYLRINPNGRVPALVDDGFPIFESGAILVYLAEKTGLLMPSDVKGRSQVMQWLMFQMGGIGPMMAQANVFYRYFPEKIPAAIARYQGEGRRLFEVIDSHLASREFLAGDYSIADIANWCWIRTAKWSGIETDGLVNLQRWLATVAERPAVQRGIVIPEPPKSKDPDAEEAARLAEKARGMLEPGRREA
- a CDS encoding murein L,D-transpeptidase catalytic domain family protein, producing MKNESSIGRRGFIGGLIAGAAVLAVPARAASATPVDARLLARAMAAFGRHRAAVQKADLIAIADYSRPSRDRRFHLVDMASGATVSMLVAHGRGSDPAHSGWLQQFSNADGSYASCAGAFITGGEYVGKHGRSMRLQGLDPTNDNALDRAIVIHTAPYVSEAMARDMGKLGRSQGCFTLTGADLQQVLARLGGGRFLYSDKV